TCCGATCCTGGAAGCCGTGGTGCAGTCGGGCCGTCCGCTCCTCATCATCGCCGAAGACATCGAGGGCGAGGCTCTGGCCACGCTCGTCGTCAACAAGCTGCGCGGCGGCCTGAAGATCGCAGCCGTCAAGGCTCCGGGCTTCGGCGATCGTCGCAAGGCCATGCTGGGCGACATCGCCACGCTGACCGCCGGCGAGATGATCTCGGAAGACCTCGGCATCAAGCTTGAGAGCGTTACGCTCGGCATGCTTGGCGAAGCCAAGAAGGTCACCATCGACAAGGACAACACTGTCATTGTCGACGGCGCCGGTTCGCACGAGGAAATCAAGGCCCGCGTCGAGCAGATCCGTTCGCAGATCGAAGTCACCACTTCGGACTACGACCGCGAGAAGCTGCAGGAGCGTCTCGCCAAGCTTGCTGGCGGCGTTGCTGTCATCAAGGTCGGCGGCGCGACCGAAGTGGAAGTCAAGGAGCGCAAGGACCGCGTCGACGACGCTCTCCACGCTACCCGCGCTGCCGTTGAAGAAGGCATCGTCCCCGGCGGCGGTACGGCTCTGCTGTACGCAACCCGCGCTCTCGACGGTCTGACCGGCGCGAACGAGGACCAGACCCGCGGCGTGGACATCGTCCGCAAGGCGATCCTCGCTCCGGTGAAGCAGATCGCTGAAAACGCCGGCAGCGACGGCGCCGTCGTTGCAGGCAAGCTGCTCGACCAGTCGGACGAAAACATCGGCTTCAACGCCGCGACCGACGTCTACGAGAACCTCAAGGCTGCCGGCGTGATCGACCCGACCAAGGTCGTTCGCATCGCACTCCAGGACGCAGCTTCGGTTGCCGGCCTGCTGATCACCACGGAAGCGGCGATCGTTGAGCGCGCTGACGACAAGCCTGCCATGCCCCCGATGGGTGGCGGCATGGGCGGCATGGGCGACATGGGCTTCTGATAAGAAGCTCGTCGATCTCATCGACGAACAGGACGGGGCCGGGAGAGCAATCTCCCGGCCCTTTTCCTTTGAGGATCGCGGGCCGCGGGTGGGCGAGGGGCCTTCGACAAGCTCAGGCGGAGCTAAAGTCGAAACAGGTCGCATTCCGCTGAGGCGAGGCGAAAGCCGAAAAACGGTCGTACCCCGCTCATCCTGAGCCTGTCGAAGGATGCTTCCACATCGCCAGCCCAATGTGCCAGATTCGTTCATCTGCGCGAAAGGAAAGTGCGCATTCGGGAAATTGCCGCAAACCCAATGCGGTTCGTCGCTAGGGAGTGGCGTTTTATCTCTACTGCGTTAACCGTTTGGGAACGTGGACGACTTTATGGTGGGGACTGCATGACCGGGGCAGGCCAACTTTTTGCGCGATGCCGTGCTGGCATTTGGCGCACTTTCGCAACGACGGCGATGACCGCTGCGGCAGCTTTGCTGCCGGTGGGCGCGGCGTATGCCGAACAACTTCAGCCCATCGCACCCGCAGCGCGGGCGACCGACCAGGTGGTCGAAGTTCAGAGCAGCTTCGATGACATGTTCGGCACGCAGCAGCGCGGGCCGCGTACCTATTCCTCGCCGTTTGGCCAGCAACTGGCTGCCGTCGCCAATGCCTCGCAGGGACGCATCGGCGTCGCCGCGATGGACCTTACCAGCGGCCGCATGGTCGACGTGCTGGGCAACCAGCGCTTTCCGATGGCCAGCACCAGCAAGATCGCCATCGCTGCGACTTTCCTTGAAGGCGTGGACAAGGGCAAGTGGAGCCTCACCAGCGAATTTCCGCTGATGGTTCCGGTCGGTTCGGCGCCGTTCTCCAGCGCGGTCGCTCCGGTTCGCGCGGGTGAGTATATGAGCGCCCTGCGCTTGATGGAGCTGATGATCACGCGCTCCAATAATTACGCCACTGACGCCCTGCTCAAGGTCGTGGGCGGCCCCAAGGCGGTCAATGCCTGGGTGGAACGCGCCGGCATCGACGACTGGCACATCGACCGCGATATCGCCACGCTGGTGCGGGACGACGGTGCGATCGATCCGGCCCGCGTCGTCGATACGCGTGACAGCGCCACGCCTTATGCGATGGTGCAGCTTCTCTCGGGCATCTATCAGGGCAAATGGCTCAGCCCGTCGAGCCGCAGTGCACTGCTGGGCGCGATGAGCCGCTGCGTTACCGGCAAGCGCCGGATTCCCGCCGGTCTGCCAGAAGGTGCGCAGGTTTCGCACAAGACCGGCTCGCTCAACAACACTTCCAGCGACGTGGGTATCGTCCAGACCCCGGACGGCCGCGTCTTCGCGATCGCCATTTACGTGACCGGGCAGGGCGGACGCCCGGGCCGCGAATCGCGCATCGCCAGCATCGCCCGCACCGTCTACAACGGCTACCTCACCGAAGCCCCCGCCATGCGGCGCACCGCGTCCTCGCGCTGAGGCGCTTCAAAGGACGCCGGGCCGATCCAAGACCCGGTTACAGACGCAAAAAAGGGGCCGCGAGGCCCCTTTTCCGTTCCGCGATAGCGAAAGAGATCAGTTGGTCTTCGGATTGCCGTCAGTGTGATCGGCCATCTCGTTGGCAACGTCGTTCGCAGCCTTCTCGGCGTCGGCAGCGATGTCGTCGGTGGTCTTTTCGGCGCTCTTGGCGGCATCCTTGGCAGCGTTGGCGGTGCTGTCGGCAGCCTGAGTGGCCTTGTCGCCCACGTTACCCATGGCATCGCCCACGTCGGTGGCAGCGGCCTGGATGTCGTCTCCGGCAGAGGAAGCCATGGTTTCGGTGGCGTCCTGGGTCTTTTCCGAGCAGGCGCCCAGCGACATGGCGGTCACGGCTGCTGCGGCGGCGAAAATGATCTTACGCATAATGTCTGTTTATCCCTCTTAGCTGCGAAATAACCCCGTCGGCGAAACGCCGCGTGAGCCTCCTTCGTCGGGCTCTGGCCCGTGGGTAGAAGGCGCAGCGCGGGGTTTCAAGCGCGGTGCCAAAACTCCTGCGGACACGA
The DNA window shown above is from Novosphingobium sp. P6W and carries:
- the groL gene encoding chaperonin GroEL (60 kDa chaperone family; promotes refolding of misfolded polypeptides especially under stressful conditions; forms two stacked rings of heptamers to form a barrel-shaped 14mer; ends can be capped by GroES; misfolded proteins enter the barrel where they are refolded when GroES binds); the protein is MAAKDVRFSRDARERILAGVDTLANAVKVTLGPKGRNVVIEKSFGAPRITKDGVSVAKEIELKDKFENMGAQMLREVASKANDKAGDGTTTATVLAQAIVREGMKSVAAGINPMDLKRGIDLAVLKVVENLKARSTPVAGTSEIAQVGIISANGDVEVGEKIAEAMDKVGKEGVITVEEAKGLEFELDVVEGMQFDRGYLSPYFVTNPEKMTVELDNPYILIHEKKLSSLQALLPILEAVVQSGRPLLIIAEDIEGEALATLVVNKLRGGLKIAAVKAPGFGDRRKAMLGDIATLTAGEMISEDLGIKLESVTLGMLGEAKKVTIDKDNTVIVDGAGSHEEIKARVEQIRSQIEVTTSDYDREKLQERLAKLAGGVAVIKVGGATEVEVKERKDRVDDALHATRAAVEEGIVPGGGTALLYATRALDGLTGANEDQTRGVDIVRKAILAPVKQIAENAGSDGAVVAGKLLDQSDENIGFNAATDVYENLKAAGVIDPTKVVRIALQDAASVAGLLITTEAAIVERADDKPAMPPMGGGMGGMGDMGF
- a CDS encoding serine hydrolase encodes the protein MTAAAALLPVGAAYAEQLQPIAPAARATDQVVEVQSSFDDMFGTQQRGPRTYSSPFGQQLAAVANASQGRIGVAAMDLTSGRMVDVLGNQRFPMASTSKIAIAATFLEGVDKGKWSLTSEFPLMVPVGSAPFSSAVAPVRAGEYMSALRLMELMITRSNNYATDALLKVVGGPKAVNAWVERAGIDDWHIDRDIATLVRDDGAIDPARVVDTRDSATPYAMVQLLSGIYQGKWLSPSSRSALLGAMSRCVTGKRRIPAGLPEGAQVSHKTGSLNNTSSDVGIVQTPDGRVFAIAIYVTGQGGRPGRESRIASIARTVYNGYLTEAPAMRRTASSR